The window GCCATGAATACCCTGGCCTCTGTTCAAGATATTGCAGTGGATGGAGCGGCAGTTGGTCTGTTGAAAGGTCGCGGGGAGCTTGGGCTGGGCAACACAGCTCAGGTTGTGGGCTATAAAGCTGGATCGGTGTTCGCTGGAGGCGGACTGCTGGCTGTGATTGACGTGGCCGGGTGGAGCTGGATGTTTATGCTGCTGACGTTCGTGTATGCAGGCGTGGCCCTGTTTGTGTGGGGGGCTCCTGTGTTGGATGAGGATTCTCTGAGGAGCCAACAGGCAGATGGCAGCAGAAGAGGAGGACAGGGAGTTGATGCTTTGATGCCATGGAGGGTATGGAGGAAGTTGCTGGCTGTCCCAGGCACCGCTTGGACCGTTCTCTATGTACTCACATACAAATTGGGTGAGTTTGATGTTTGAACAAGCACATGTGCACATATAGCTCATatagttgtactaagttcatcttgtttttcctttttaatcacttcactggttcttttatatcaaacaaattattttaggtgcattacctgacatgtttcggcggttTCTTGTATAGCTCATatatgtcaaagtcaagacCCAGGGGCCCATATGTGGCCCACCTCAACATCCTTTGAGACCTGCTAAAGCAAGTTATGTCATATTTCTTCTTAAAATTTTACAATCAgactgtgatgtttttttaccATGCATACCAAGAAACCTGTCCCTATCATGTtgataaacacatttttcgataaatacatttttcagtACAAGAGGAGTTAGATTGTAGATTGCATGTGTGTACCCAAAAAGTGTCCGATGAGTGTATTGGATAGataaatgacaacaaagtCGAATATGTATTTATAGTGTGTATTGTTGTAATCATCAATACAAACGTATTTTAAAGAgttataattttgttttattcggTGTGAAAGTGAGTCTCCTTACAAACGCACACATATTTTCTGACTTAAACAATGCACAACAGAGACGTACACTGACTGGGCTTGTGAATCCCAGgcaatgtacttttttttattcctttggAAGTATGCATGGATAAAACCCACCGCTAGATGTCACTGTTGGCGTGTCTATAAAATGATAGTCTTGGTATCGCACAGGAAAAAGTAGTGGCTGAAAGAACCCGCCTCACTGGTCAGGAGTTTGAATTAGGATGTATGGATTTAAATGAAGTAAATGTATTCTCACTGCAAAACAATACAGCTGTGAGCATGTGTTTGTATGTAggtaatttttttgtcagcaaCATAGTTCTGGGGGGGAAATGAAATTTAAGAAAGTTTATGATCATTTCagtcagtgtgtgtgggtgaAAAAGTATATAACTTTAGAAGCAAAAGAGGGATTACGGAAGGATTACAGTATCTTTGTTTCATGCCGTTCCTAAACTGAAAAGCTGGAGCGCTTCATTCTACTGCGTGTTTGAGTGTGGGTGGTGGAAATGTAATTGTATGTGTCCATTTACATAGCATTCACTTATACACACGTTAGAATGCTTTggccttttgttttgaagtcatatgtgtgtttttgagAGAGTGTTCCATAATCGGATGAGCCTCAACAGACGACACTACTAGACAGAATATAAGGCTGGCTGGAGCCCCTAATCTGTCTCGGGAGCAAACCCCCACCCTAAAGCACTCTCTCTGTCTCCCGAGCCCATGGGTGCAATCAGCCGCTTCTAATTTAGCTGTTTTCATCGTTACTACTTTGCATTGCTGATTTATTGACATCGATATCACTTGTTTGCATTGCTCAACCTTAAAGTTTCCTCCTCACCTTTGCCTGTAAAAGCAATGTTTTATAGGTAATAGTTTGGGCCTCGGTGCTGCAATGTTATTTCTAGTTAaagacagttttgtttttgttgaagcgaTGTGGGCGTATGTTTGTGTGAGACCGGTGATCTCCCAGTCTGGACCCCCCCCATCACCCCCCAATCGTCTTTGTTGGCACACAAATACGAGACGATGCCCCTTTTTCTCATCTCTGCCTAATGAACTCTTGAGTTTGGTTGCCATTGAATGTGAATGTGTAACCTCTTGGTTATCAGTAACTACAGCCATGTCATGGGCATCTTGGCATCAGTGACaagggaaacaaacaaaaactatataagcttatctttttttttcctgactttATAAAAGTGAATTTGGCTTGATGGTTATTTGTCTATACGTGCCCTGCCATTGAGTGGCCACCCGTGCAGAATTGTACACGGCCCCTCACCCAGTTAAGCGCACGTGTTCAGCACCATTGAatagtgacccccccccccaaaattaaatttgtgGTCTGAATGAAGTGGGCAAATCTTCCTAGAAATGGCATCAACTCGGTATTAGCGTCCACCCTGGACTGTTTCCACAGACATGTTTTCGGAGCGGATGCTTGTGGGGGAGGAGATGAACTTATGGCGACAGGAGGATATTTTCCAGAAGGCAAAAGGACTTGCAGGGATGGAAGGCTGATGGAAGGGATGAATTAATGAACAAGCACCACATGGTGCCCTGAGAGGGACAGAACAACATGAGCatagaaataaacacatttggcAATGTTGAAGTTGAATGTTGAACTTTGTTGGTGCATCTCGTCCTTACTTCATTGACCATATTGCATAGaataaaaacagttttatTTGAATGCCACAAGAAAACACTTTTCTTATTCAATGAACACTCGAGTGGCGGTTATTGATTGTGTTGGCCCCCCACAAATGCAGCAATGCTGTGTTTTTCAGGGCTTGCctctctattttatttttctgcaatTGAATGTTGAAgctgtatttatatatatttacacaaTATGTCTTATCTGCAGTTTTGGGAGTAGATAGTGTGCGCAGTTACATTTTAACCACTTTCTTCAAGATGCATTATTGACCAAAATTGCGGTTATTACTAGGTTCATACCAGTTTAAACAATCTGCCAATTTTTGTTTCCCTGCATTGGGAACAAACTAAATGCAAGTGTTGATTCAGGTGAAAGAGGGTCTCCAAGTTCCCACTTAGCAGAACTGTGATGTCTTTTTATACTGTTTATATCATCCTCTCATAGAGGTCGACTTGCACTTCTTTACAAATGTACTTTGTGCACCTCCTCAATCTGCGGCAGAACTGAAGCAAATCAGTGTCTTCTTCCACTATGTCAAGGACTGTCAGCACACGTCTCACAAATGACAAGAGGAATGAGAGGAGCCGCTTGGATCGGCTGTGTTCGCACCCACAACAGCGCCTTTTTCAAAATGCACCATGCTTGGTCtgtgaaaatacatttgcgAGTTAGAAGAACTCCATGACATCTGTACCGATAGTTATTCCTCAAACTAATATACGtagaatattttgaaaatgatttttgccCAGGTTGTAAAATGCTTTGTTTCCAAAGCTCTGAGAAATTCCTGTGCTGAGTGACAGAGTGTCCTCAGCAATCTCTGCAGCCTTTTTAACCTTAGCTACAACATGGACCTGAGAATTTGACCTCACTGTCCCCGCCGACCTCTCACCCTCATCTCGCCTTGATCCTACCCTGATCCCTCTCCACACCCAACCCCCATGCATGACATATAAACAGTATATTGTAAAAACATGTGCGCGCATCTCATGTCACAACACATGGGATAAAGGTTTGgtgtcgtgtttttttttttttttgtcagccttTTTATTAGGTAAGCAGGGTTTCCGTAAAAGGTGATTCTGTAACAATCTCAGAGTTATATGGGCTCTGTGGTGGAACACGTGCTCTCAGAAAATGATTTCTGTTATGAACACCAATCGAACTAATCGCAGGAAGCGCTTCACCTCCTGTATGCACCATACCTCCTGTATGCACCATTTATGTGTTATAAAACTGTTCTTTTTCTGGTTTGGTGACTGGTGAATGTGTATTGACTTTGAGCTCTCAAAATAAACTGCAGGGGGCTCACCGGGTCTCAATAATATGTAACGTGTTATAAAAATCGGTCTGTTAGTTGAGCAAATACACCAGACAGTTAATGGCACCTTGACGACTACAGAATTGATGTATTCATGTTCTGATCCACCGCAGGTCTTAAATTGTAAGTTATGCCATTTAATTAAGACAATAATATTAGGACACCAAATTACTATTTTACATAACCTCAACCCTTCCCAACCTTTACTCACTTAAATAATCTACAAAATATTTAATCTTCAGActaatgaatgaattttttttttccaaatattaaTTCATCCATCATGCTCAATGCAAAATTTGATGCCAGAAAAAAGCAGCGacaggagcaaaaaaaaaaaaaaaaaaagactgttgGCAAAACTAgtcaaggtaaaaaaaagaacctaaCTGATGTCATACTCTATATCAGCAACTCACACAAACGCTGTCTAATGAGTCCATATCTCAAATTGTCTTTGGAAATCAACCATTCATTGTTATACTGTACTATATGCAGTACATTGTGACCAATGGTGTCAAAAGCTTTAAACTCTAATAATGTCACTCGGACAAAGCGTTTCAATACACTCGCCTCAATCTGTGTGTCACTTCCCTTTTTAATATTAAAGAGTTTTGTCACTCTCAGTATATTTTTGTGGCATCTGTCTCTAATGTAAACACAAACAGTACAGTTTCTTTGAGCCTGACATCCtcctctgtttcctcctcacTAACCTCGTAACAatatgtgtgttgttgtgccCCTCGACCCCCACCTCCGCTCTTGCTTTGTCGCTAACTGTCTCCATCTCTGACTGCTCTCCTTTCTCGCTAGTCATATTTAACTCACATTTGGCGGAAATAAATGCATCATGATTGTCATTTCCTGCTTTCTATCAGCTTCTTTGTTGCCCCCCCACCTACATTCATCTTTTGTTCCCATTGTTTCTctcattttattcatcgcgatgactttatttcttttttcctgcCACCCTATTTTTGTTGCCTCCTCATTGATTCTGTCCTTTCCCCCTTTTCTTTCGCCTCTGCTCTGTTTGTTTAATCTTTGCACATCTAATGAAATCCCTGCTGAAATGGACAATCGTTGCTTTGAGAATATTAATAGAATGGAATAATCAGCACGGGTGTGTTTGTCAGCACACCCCCCAACCCACATCttttaaagaaataattaGTTGAATGCGGGTCTATGGAAGCCCTGAGCTCAACAACAGACAAACATGTAGAGGAGCACGTGTAAACAACCCTGACATTATGAGAATGACTGCTAGTTAACACTTAGTGTGATCAACGTTGGACCGatgaattgaaaaaacaaatgcctACCTCCtgatttgtaattattttagcACATTTGTATCATGTAGCCAATTTCCCACTCCAAGGAATGGTAAATAGTGTGCCCTCTCAACTTTAAACAATTAATCAGCAACTAAACGATTTAATcaaattaatcgacaactagAATCGAGTAATCGTTTAGCAAGAATTTAAAATTGAACTTAAATTTGTCCATGTCCTCCAATGTCAGCCTATCAacagtattttttctttaatgtttgTAGTTCATAAAGACAGACTgattatctttattttttattaaaacaagacatttgcaaacactTCCTTGTAGTTTGGGGAAACCAAAAGTGCACCAGCAACGGAATcagtttcaaaaatatatagcCACTAGGATCTTGTATTTGCTTAATATCAGAAAACCCAACTTTATTctcattcttttgttttatcattattttgttaaaCCAAATAATGTCACATGACATTTCCCCCAAAGGATTAACTTAGTCCTTAATCAAACGATTACTTTTAAAATTGCCTCTGCACAGTGTTTGACCCCCCACAGTGTTTGTATATAGTGACTACCGGCTATAATAAGTGTGTAAACTGCCAGCAGGGAAAGATGAGTGACAGAAGTCTAAGAAAGACACATGTTAGCAGCACAACAAATCCACATTTCCTTctccacatttctttttgttggtTCGTCACACCACTGTTCAAGCTGTGACACACTCACTCTGTTCCTGCGCTCCCGATCATTGGGAGCgtctcagatttttttttccccgtgcAGTCTGTTTCATGTGtctctcttcctctttctctatttttgtttgtctcctGGCTGACTGAGTGAGCGAGTCGCTGGTTCTgttgtgcgtctttgacagcAACCTGGGAGCCAAGCTGTCACTCATGCAGCTCCTTGGTCCCACTGTCTTTCTGAAGTCAGTCTCCATTAATATAATAATGGCGTGTAGTCGGCACCACTGAATATTTTACTGTAATGTTCAGCAGAACATTACCCCCGCACTCAACACCACACAGAAGTGTGACTGCCTGACagaaactttttattttgactgaaAGGTCTGTCTGATGTCTGCGTCATCTTGGAAGTTCTGGGGGTTTTGTTGTGTTATCCTTTTGGTGCGTTCGGAAAAGTGCTAGGCCTCTGTTTGATAGTGACTGAGGgtattctttttcttgtcagCCATCTATTATTGACACTTTCCAGGAATAGGCCGAGGTGCACCGCATGCCGGTTCGGTGTATGCGATTCTGTAGTCATCatctcttgttttgttcaggCTTAACAACTTGGAATAACATTCTCATTGCAACTGACTGACTCTTTATGGAGGTGGTTTACATGTTTCGTGTtcttaaaacatttaaatattgaaACGTGTTTATTATTCAGTAGTCAACTGAAtctaaagttgttttttttctatttgtccATCCACAACATCCTCCCCGCACCCTTAATTTCCTTGTGTACAGGCGAGCAAGGTGCAGTCACCATGTTTCCCTTGTTTCTGCTGGATCACCACATGAGCGCCAGGGAGCTGGGCTTCTGGAACGGCGTCATCGCCATGGGCTTCTCCATCTGTGGCTCATCACTGGGAGGCTTACTGCTTGCTCAGTTCAGGTAACCTTCCTCAGCATATGTGTCACTTGCTATCAAGACAGAGCTCATTTGTATTTCGCTTGAAGTGCAAGACCACACGCTCCTTGTACCTAAATGTATTCATTGCAGCAAAATAGTTATTCTGTGTGGATTGGTTTTAATTTCATAATCTAATTtcatatgatttttttattttgcatttccgAATGTCAGGGCGCTTTGCGTTACATGTAAATGTACACATAAAACCGGATGAGTTGTCCTTTGAAAGAAATAACTTGTCctggaagacaaaaatgttcatgaaGAGCAGAAATGTAGCACTAGCGATACAACAGTGATGGTGGTTCTGTTTGGCGAAGTGCAGGGTCCTGTCATGACTGTCAAAATCACCCTCTTTATCATTTTGTTCTTAACTTTTTTTCGAGGACACAACTCACTCCGGTGCCTGCTGCCTGTTTCACTACAATTTCTATGATgctctcctgtgtgtgtgtgtgtgtgtacgtgtgtgtgtgtgtgtgtgtgtgtgtatgcgcatACTGGCTCAGTATGTTCTGTAATTTAAGTAAACATAGCCTTGTTGGAGAACTCCGGGAGACCCCCCGTGTGGTGTGGGAACAGCATGAGTGGCAAATTACGCCCACAAACATATGTGTACAtgtgcaaatacacacaaactcttcagggcgcgcacacacacacaatgtttatcttcattttgaatatgCTTGCCAACATAGAGGCCAAATTTGAGAGTTTTTCCTCCCTCGTTGTTGGCGTTTGGAAAGTTCCAATTCTTGGACATTAGAAGGATTGACCTGAGCGATTATCCTGTGGTGTGGactgtttttcttcactgaTTTGCTCTGATAAAGGTTGTCACGGACAATTACAAGTCTTAAACCTGTTCAATGTTCATGATAGCGTGTGGTCAACACAGAGTTGGGCTGAATCTCACTGACTGTGTGATTGAAAGATGTCCCATTAGGAAGCAATTTGAAGTTGCCGGACACAAAAAGAGGAGCAACTTTTGGAGTATTTGGCTCATATATAACAGACATTGGTATATTGACCATGTTATACATGACCATACATTTAACTGTATTTACACATTGACAGTTTTGATGGgagtaaaaactgtttaaCACAGTTAAATATTAACCAGATTTAAATGAAACAATATGCAATTATATTAAAGAATATAATCTCCCTACTTTGTGCATAGAGTTTGGTTAAAGTCAAACAATTGTTTTTGAGAGCGTTAAGATATCCCCAAATGCAATAAATGATTTAACTGCCAACAAGGTCTGACAGGCCATACAAGTGacttaattttatttgatgcCATATAAAATGATATTTACTGACATCCTagatgttttttctctcccttaGATCATCACGCatacaccaacacacacacacacactgtctgTTTGAGTGGCAGGTATCCCCTGAGTGATTGGCACTGTTAATCCTTGATGTCAAAAAGCAGTGTGGGTTCATGTgcatgcgtgtttgtgtgtgtatattaaCAGTGATTAATTATCGTCCCCATGCTGGGGTTCTCGTTAGCTTATTGATTACGTCATGAACCAAAACCACAGGGGGATGATTTTCTTGCTCTAACAGCGACTCAATTAGTGTCTGGGGACTTGTTTACTTAAGCAaccgtgtgtgtgcttgcacgtgcgtgtgtatgtgcattCCTGTGTGTATGTAAGACACGGAGAGAAACCGAGAATGTCTTGTCACTGTcaagacaaagcaaaaaaaacatttcctgaTCTCTGCATCATTTATTTGTCTCTCCTTAGCATCGGCGCGCTGATGCGACGTGTGTTTGTCTTGCGGACCATCAGCATGGTCTTCCAGAGCTCCTTACTCACGGTGCTGGAACCATCGCCACTCATGAAAGGTGAGACAATacagtcaaatgtttttgcccgtgcttgagaaaaaaaaagggttgacGCTAATTGTGTCACCTTAGTTCTCTCTGGTTGGCTTCCAACCTTTAAATTGGATGTTGTGTCGTTCCGGAGTATCTGTGGTGCATTTAAGAACATGTAGAATGATGGGAAAAATGATGACACGAATGTTTTACccccattttctttctttcttttttttttttggttacatccaaataaaaaacCTCTTATATAACACAATAGATAAGTTGAGTCTCAAATGAATTCAAGTTTAAAATAGTTTTATGCAACACTAATGTTGATATTAATTCCTTCCAAGGGGCACAATGTAAAATATGATGGTAATAAACGTCTATAGGACAAACATAAGTAgtataagaaaaataaaagtcatatACATTATTCAAAGGAGGTTGGTGTTCTGTCTCCAGAGAGCCATTCAGTCGTTATTGCCTGAATGACACGTGATTGAGTCGCGCAGTTCATCTCAAAGCATTTGGGAATCAGATGAGCGCCATTCTTCTCCGCAAGTTCTCTGTTCCTCATTTCAGCCTCTCAGACTGAAGTGAAGGCCTCCCCCCGCTCTTTaaagccaaaaagaaaaaaaaaaatctgggaaAATGGaaccagaaagaaaagaaaaggggaaaacatTCAGTTTCTGAATTTTCAATATTACATGATAACCTTCTACTTCCACGGCTCCAGTCtgattgttgtgtgtgtgtgtgtgtcttgtgtgATTGAAGAGTCTTATTGTGCACAAACTCTGGCAGCTTCAGTGAATAATTCAGCATTCGCAGGAGCAGTGACAGATCAGCTCTGTGGTTCCTCTGTGTTTCTCACCGACACCTCTCTGCGCTTTCCCTTGGAGGATACACTACATGTGTTTTGGGGACAAatcagggggtgggggggggaagaacGTCGGCAGCGAGAAGATAGTTTTCAGCAGCGTGTTTTAAGTTCGGCGAGAGGTGTCGTCACAAACACGGGCGGGCTAAAGATGATCTTTCTGTAGTTGCCTTGccactttgtaaatgttgtctCCGTCAGGTATGGCCGTTTTGAGTATGAGCGTGCAACACTTCCTGGGTGGTCTGATCACCACGCTCACTTTCACTACCATGATGCATTGCACCCAAAG is drawn from Syngnathus acus chromosome 9, fSynAcu1.2, whole genome shotgun sequence and contains these coding sequences:
- the mfsd3 gene encoding major facilitator superfamily domain-containing protein 3, with amino-acid sequence MNDKLVFLGLLYFVQGIPYGLQSSLLPIYLRGAGHSLTRIGFTKILYFPWVLKVLWAPLVDRIGTKRRWLVATVSGLALTCLTSSALAPEMHIWGVAGTLLAMNTLASVQDIAVDGAAVGLLKGRGELGLGNTAQVVGYKAGSVFAGGGLLAVIDVAGWSWMFMLLTFVYAGVALFVWGAPVLDEDSLRSQQADGSRRGGQGVDALMPWRVWRKLLAVPGTAWTVLYVLTYKLGEQGAVTMFPLFLLDHHMSARELGFWNGVIAMGFSICGSSLGGLLLAQFSIGALMRRVFVLRTISMVFQSSLLTVLEPSPLMKGMAVLSMSVQHFLGGLITTLTFTTMMHCTQRAEESIQATHYSFLATLEVLGKLMFSALAGGVVDCFGFQVAFLFFLTLSAGTALHVWTATFTGALREHQLKEQPK